The genomic window ACCAGAGGCAAAACCGCCGGTCGCGGCACCAAGGGCACCAAGGCTCGCGGCCGGGTGCCGGCCCGCCTAGAGGGCGGCCAGATGCCACTGCATATGCGCCTGCCCAAGCTGCGCGGCTTCAAAAACCCGTTCACCACCCAGTACCAGGTAGTCAACCTGGACAAGCTCAATCAGCTCTATCCAGAAGGCGGCTTGGTGACCTCCGCCGATTTGGCCCTCCGGGGCGCCGTCAGGCCAAACCGGCTGGTCAAGGTGTTGGGCGGCGGTGACGTGACGGTCAAACTAGACCTTGAAGTCGATGCCTGCTCCAAGAGCGCCATCGACAAGATTTTGGCCGCTGGCGGGTCAGTCAGCGGTACGGACAGATAGAGTTGATCAGACTTCGCCCTAGGTGAGGTCGAACTAGGCACCGGGAGGGAATCAGTGCTTCGCACTTTCGCGAGGGCGTTTAGAACGCCGGACTTGCGCCGCAAGCTGCTGTTCACAATTGGCATCATGGTGCTTTTCAGGGTCGGCTCATTTATCCCGACCCCCGGTGTTGACTACGGCGCCATTGCCCAAATGCAGGAGCAGGCGGCGCAAAACGATCTGCTTTCGTTGATCAACCTGTTTTCTGGTGGTGCCTTGCTCCAGCTGTCGGTCTTTGCCCTGGGCATCATGCCCTACATCACGGCATCGATCATTGTCCAGCTGCTGCGCGTGGTTATCCCGCGCTTCGAAACCCTGCACAAAGAGGGGCAGTCAGGCCAAACCAAACTGACGCAGTACACCCGCTACCTGACCATAGCCCTGGCCGTGTTGCAGTCCACCATGGTGATTACCACGGCCCGGACTGGCCAGCTGTTTGGCAACACCGGCACCGATGTCCAGCTGATCTACAACGACGGCCCTATGACCATCGCTCTGATGATTTTGACCATGACTGCCGGCACCGGCTTGATCATGTGGCTGGGCGAGCTGATCACCGAAAAAGGTGTTGGTAACGGCATGTCACTGCTGATCTTCACCTCGATTGTGGCCGGCTTCCCAGGTTCGATGGCCTCGATTCTGCAGCGGGGCGGCCAAGGTAACGCGGTGACCAACTTCATTGTGGTGCTGGTGGTGTTCCTGGCCGTGATCGTGGCCGTGATCTTCGTTGAACAGTCCCAGCGCCGCATCCCGGTGCAATACGCCAAGCGTATGGTGGGCCGGCGAACCTATGGCGGTTCTTCGACCTACCTGCCCATCAAGATCAACACGGCCGGGGTCATTCCGGTTATCTTCGCCAGCTCGATCCTGTCTTTGCCTTCGATGCTGCTGCAATTCGCCGGCGACAGACAACTGCCTGAGGTATTCAACTGGCTGCAGAGGAACCTCCATTCCACGGCCGGGTTCTACATGCTCCTGTATGGCCTGTTGATCATCTTCTTTGCCTTCTTCTACACCGCCATCACCTTCAACCCCGAAGAAACGGCCGACAACATGAAGCGCTACGGCGGCTTCATCCCGGGCATCAGAGCCGGCAAACCCACGGCCGAATACCTGACTTATGTCATTAACCGAATCAACACTCCAGGTGCCATCTACTTGGCAATCGTGGCGTTGATTCCGCAAGTGCTGTTCGGGGCCCTGGGCATCACCCAAAACCTGCCGTTTGGCGGGACCACGCTGCTGATCATTGTTGGTGTCGGTCTTGACACCGTCAAGCAGATCGAATCCCAGCTCCAGCAGCGGCACTATGAGGGCTTTTTGAGGTGACTTGCCGCCTAGTTCTACTAGGTCCACCAGGTTCTGGCAAAGGAACGCAAGGGGCCATACTGGCCGAACGCTTAGGCATCCCGACCATCTCCACCGGTGCGTTGTTCCGTGACCAGATGGCTCGAGGCACAGCCCTTGGGGTCGAAGCCCAGACTTACATTGCCCAAGGCCATCTGGTACCGGACCGGGTGACCAACGCAATGGTTGATCAACGGCTAGATGGGGCTGATCTGGCCGGCGGTTTCATTCTTGACGGCTACCCGCGCAACGTCGACCAGGTGGCGGTGCTGGATGCGATGCTGGCCAAGCGGTCCATAGATATTGACGCCGCCCTTGAGCTGACCTTGCCGGAGGAGCTGATCGTTGACCGGCTGCTCAAGCGGGCGGTGATTGAAGGCCGGGCTGACGACACTGAACCAGTCATCCGCGAGCGGCTCAAGGTCTACCACGCCGAGACCGCGCCCATCGCGGCGCTTTACCGTGGCCTCAACGCCCTGCTGGAAGTTGACGGCCTGGGCACAGTCGACCAGGTCTCCCAGCGCTTGCAGGACCGGGTGGACTCTTTGGCGGGGTCGTAGGGTGTCCCGGCGCCGGATCGAGCTGAAAACCCCCGGTCAAATTGAGGCCATGCGAGCCTCCGGGCTGGTCACAGCGGCGGCGCTAGCGGCCTTGGAGGCCGCCGTTGTGCCTGGTGCAAAGGCCAAGTACCTTGACGACCTGGCCCGCGACATCATTCGCCAGCACGGCGCCGAGCCAAGTTTCCTGGGCTACCGAGGCTTTCCCGCCTCAATCTGCGTCTCGATCAACGAGGTGGTGGTGCACGGCATCCCCGAAGGCCAGGTCATCCACGAAGGCGATCTGGTGTCTGTCGATTGTGGCGCCGTGTTGGACGGCTGGCATTCAGACGCGGCTTTCACGGTGGTGGCTGGTGAAGGGTCGGCCGTGGCCGAATGCCTCAACCAGGTCGCGCGCCAGGCCCTGTGGGACGGCTTGGCGGCCTTCGCCAAAGCCAAGCATCTGGGTCAAGTTGGGGCCGCCATTGAACAAAGTGTCAAGGCCTCCGAACCGACGTTCTCTGTTGTCGAGGAGTACACCGGCCACGGCATTGGCACGGCCATGCATATGGAGCCAGAGGTGCCCAATGTGGCGCGGCGCTCCCGCAGTCCGCGTGTCTCGCCCGGCCTGGTGGTGGCAATCGAGCCGATGGTGGTGGCGCAGGCGATTGCCACATCCCTCGACTCAGATGGCTGGACCGTGCGAACCGTTGACGGCGGGTTGGCAGCCCACTGGGAGCACACCGTGGCCCGGACTGCCGCTGGCATTTGGGTATTGACCGCGCCCGATGGCGGCGCCTCAGAAATGCAGGCCCGCGGCGTCAACGTGGGACCCTAGTCGAGTGTCTGGCAACACTCTCCTAGGGTCCAGGGCAGCGTTTTCTGGCCGCATCTTCGCTGGTAGCCGTTTCACGGCTACCGCGTGCGACACGGCAGGGCCTGTTTTCAAGCAGGCCCCATGTCGAGTGCCTAACGACACTCTCCTAGGGCCCAGGGCGGCCATTTCTGGCCGCATCTTCGCTGGTGGCGCAGCGCGCGCACCGCGTGCGACACGGCGGTTGGTGTAATGGGTGGAGCACTGGGCGGTTTTGTTGTTGTCTCATTGCCCATCGCCGTGGGCTACACGGTGGCCCGGACCGGTTTGCTTGGACCGGCGACTCATGCTTCGCTTAGCCGGCTGGTTTTCTATGTCCTGATGCCGGTGCTGTTGTTCACCGTGCTAGCCAAGGCCGAATTGGACGTAGTTTTCTCCAAATTGGCCCTGACCTCCTTTGTCACCGCCTTGGTCATGTTTGCTCTCTACAGCCTGATCGCCGGACTGGTTTTGCGGCGCCAGGCCGGTGCGGTGGTGGTTGGCGCGCTCAGTTCCGGTTACACCAACGCCAATAACATTGGCCTACCCATCGCCATCCATATGCTGGGCCAGGCCTCACTGGTAGCGCCGGTGATTCTGTTCCAGACCCTGGTCTTTTCCCCGATCGCGCTGGCGGCGCTGGATCTGGGCTCTTCGCGGCGCGGCTCGCTGGGGCGGGTGCTGGTTGGGGCGTTGGCCAATCCGGTGGCGTTGGGTTCAGGGGTTGGGCTAGCAATCAACCTACTGCCATGGGATCTGCCATTTGTGGTGATGGACGCCCTTAGCTTGATTGGCGGTGCGGCGGTGCCAATCATGCTGATCGCACTGGGCATGTCGCTGTACGGGCGGCAGTCCCTCGGCTCGGGGACTTCAGGCCACGACGCCTTTCTGGCGGCCGGTTTCAAGCTGCTGTTGATGCCAGTGGTGGCCTTCTTGCTGGCGCATTTCGTCTTCGGTCTCGATTCTGTCCAAACCTATGCCGCCGTGGTGCTGGCGGCCTTGCCTACGGCCGGCAATGTTCACAACTACGCCATGCGCTTCAACCAGGCCACATCCTTGGCCCGCGACGCCATCACCCTGACCGTAATAGGCGGTGCCCCGGTGCTGCTGGCAGCGGCCGCCATCTTTGCCTAAACAGCTCCGCTAATGAACGCTGGCACGCTGACCAGGTTCGGTGATTTAGATCATTTGGATGAACCGGGCTTGCCAGGAGCCGCGGTCGCGCTCCATGCGCAGTGCGACGGTGCGCACCCGGCCAGGGCTGGTGCGGACCAAAGCGACCTCGAGGACACGCTCGTTGACCCGGCATAGACGCAGTTGGTGTCTAGATTGGCCGGCTGGACGGGGCCGGCTGCGGGCGGCCATGGCGTGCTGTTCTAGGCGGATAATGACGTCAGGACTGGCGTAACGACGCAGAGCTGGGGCGGGGGAATGCCCCTGC from Micrococcales bacterium includes these protein-coding regions:
- the rplO gene encoding 50S ribosomal protein L15; amino-acid sequence: TRGKTAGRGTKGTKARGRVPARLEGGQMPLHMRLPKLRGFKNPFTTQYQVVNLDKLNQLYPEGGLVTSADLALRGAVRPNRLVKVLGGGDVTVKLDLEVDACSKSAIDKILAAGGSVSGTDR
- the secY gene encoding preprotein translocase subunit SecY, giving the protein MLRTFARAFRTPDLRRKLLFTIGIMVLFRVGSFIPTPGVDYGAIAQMQEQAAQNDLLSLINLFSGGALLQLSVFALGIMPYITASIIVQLLRVVIPRFETLHKEGQSGQTKLTQYTRYLTIALAVLQSTMVITTARTGQLFGNTGTDVQLIYNDGPMTIALMILTMTAGTGLIMWLGELITEKGVGNGMSLLIFTSIVAGFPGSMASILQRGGQGNAVTNFIVVLVVFLAVIVAVIFVEQSQRRIPVQYAKRMVGRRTYGGSSTYLPIKINTAGVIPVIFASSILSLPSMLLQFAGDRQLPEVFNWLQRNLHSTAGFYMLLYGLLIIFFAFFYTAITFNPEETADNMKRYGGFIPGIRAGKPTAEYLTYVINRINTPGAIYLAIVALIPQVLFGALGITQNLPFGGTTLLIIVGVGLDTVKQIESQLQQRHYEGFLR
- a CDS encoding adenylate kinase, with protein sequence MTCRLVLLGPPGSGKGTQGAILAERLGIPTISTGALFRDQMARGTALGVEAQTYIAQGHLVPDRVTNAMVDQRLDGADLAGGFILDGYPRNVDQVAVLDAMLAKRSIDIDAALELTLPEELIVDRLLKRAVIEGRADDTEPVIRERLKVYHAETAPIAALYRGLNALLEVDGLGTVDQVSQRLQDRVDSLAGS
- the map gene encoding type I methionyl aminopeptidase; this translates as MSRRRIELKTPGQIEAMRASGLVTAAALAALEAAVVPGAKAKYLDDLARDIIRQHGAEPSFLGYRGFPASICVSINEVVVHGIPEGQVIHEGDLVSVDCGAVLDGWHSDAAFTVVAGEGSAVAECLNQVARQALWDGLAAFAKAKHLGQVGAAIEQSVKASEPTFSVVEEYTGHGIGTAMHMEPEVPNVARRSRSPRVSPGLVVAIEPMVVAQAIATSLDSDGWTVRTVDGGLAAHWEHTVARTAAGIWVLTAPDGGASEMQARGVNVGP
- a CDS encoding AEC family transporter, whose product is MGGALGGFVVVSLPIAVGYTVARTGLLGPATHASLSRLVFYVLMPVLLFTVLAKAELDVVFSKLALTSFVTALVMFALYSLIAGLVLRRQAGAVVVGALSSGYTNANNIGLPIAIHMLGQASLVAPVILFQTLVFSPIALAALDLGSSRRGSLGRVLVGALANPVALGSGVGLAINLLPWDLPFVVMDALSLIGGAAVPIMLIALGMSLYGRQSLGSGTSGHDAFLAAGFKLLLMPVVAFLLAHFVFGLDSVQTYAAVVLAALPTAGNVHNYAMRFNQATSLARDAITLTVIGGAPVLLAAAAIFA
- a CDS encoding Rv3235 family protein; amino-acid sequence: MDLTRTVSHPPMPHPAGRAQRPDVCLKFVVACILAAMQGHSPAPALRRYASPDVIIRLEQHAMAARSRPRPAGQSRHQLRLCRVNERVLEVALVRTSPGRVRTVALRMERDRGSWQARFIQMI